The genomic DNA ACTGACTTGCTTTCTTGCTGTTTGCTAGACTCTCTTTCAGGTGATAAACCCACTACGTCTACATCGAAGTCTTCACAGTCGTCGTCTGCTTTTGGAACATCAGGGAGCCgtttttcttgttctttaaTTTCTGACAAGAAGGCAGTAGAAGACGTAACGCTGGTGAATGACTGCTTTTCACACTCGTGGACTCCACTTTCATCTAAACTGACTTCGAGTAAGTAGCCTCCACATAGTTTGCAGAATGAGGCATTCTCGTTAACAGCCGATATATCTGACGGGCTGTAACCATATCGACGGAACCACAAAAGCACATCTTTCGTGCTGAGCGTACACGAGGGTATACATCGGGATAGGTATCGTCTGACAGCAGCTGCCCTTTGCCATTCGCAGGCTCTCCTCTTACCAATACCCCAGCTCGCAAACTGTTCAACTGAGGATGCACAATAGGGATACGTAACTAAATTCCTCTGAGAGTGAATCAGCGGGTGATGTTTCCCTGCCAGTCGCAGGCATTCACGTATTTCGTCCGTAAACTTGACCGTGGCTTCAAGTTCGCAGCGGCTGCTTGTGGTGGTCTCAGGGCTGCTACACCGCGAAGCTGGCAAACTGTTGACAGGTGTGGACGTGACTGATGAAATAGCCGAGGAAACATCGACTGATTTCGGAGATTCTAGCTTCATTTTCTTCAACTGAGGATACTGCACCGAAATTCCAAAACTAGAAGGGCTATTATTCTCTGTGACAAGCTTCTTAGCAAGTTCCTTGTTGCGCACAGTACTACCGGGTCTCCTTTCTGAATGACAATGATGATTTTCCTCAGTAGCATTAGCTGTGACATTGACTAGATTTGTAGATAAGGTTTCTTCTATGCCTGAGTTCGATGAATCAAATGGAATGCAATTGTCGCTAAATGTTCTGCGATCTAATTCCAAGTCTACGACAGTCTCTGCTCCCAATGTCTGTAGCCCTGTATATGTTCTATCCAGCTTCAGCTCATGAATGACATCCACTCTCTTGTTCCTGGGATCAACAAAGTGCAACTGGACTCGCACTGGAAATTCACCCCATCCTCTTCTTGTTAAATGAAACGGTGGCTTGTTCACTTCCACGATGTCATTTGGACGGTAGCTCGGATGAAGGAAAAACCAGACTTTCTTTATGAATCGATCAATGTGTGGTTCCTCTGGCGGACCGCGCACGTACACCATCCATTTGTGCGTTGATTTGTCGTTTTCTTCTCTATTGTCGATGGAGATGAACTTTGACGTGTTGCCAATAATAATTCGCTTCTTTAGGTAAAATCTCGAACCCAAGCAAGTTAATGACGTGGATTCTGCATTCCAAAAGTTTCCTATCGGATTTGGTCCGCTCTTTTCGCTCGCATCGATCTTCAAATCATTTTGGGTTATTTTACAGCCAGTTAGCCTCGATTCATTATTTTGCACAAGGGTATGCGATGGAATCGAAACTTGTAGTTTCTCTTTCAATCCTCTAGTCATATTCAAATCATCACAAGAAGTTATTTTTAATCGCCCTTGCTTTCCATTAGAAAGCGAGTTATTGACACAAGTTTGTCCTACCGGAATTCGTGACCCAGCTTCATGAGATTTCGTGACTTTGGATTCACAAATAACAAGGTTACCGTTTTTAGGAGACTCCGTTGCTGAGGGTGTCTTTAGCTCGCTTGCATCTGAGGTGCTTGACTTGTACGAAAAACCACTACCTCTCGTTGCTGATTCAGAAAAAGTCTTTGGAAACCGAGCTGCTGAGATAAGATTTCGAGCTGACTTCCTGGCACCAAAGTTTTCCCTTTCCGGTCTATCAGTTCGATTTCCTTTTAGCTCGGATGTACCGTAGTATTTCGCCAACACGCAAGCTCTTAGTCGGTCCAACATTGCCTTCGCTTGACTGATTCGTTCATGAATTACATTAACTTCCCTCTCCTTAAGATGTATCTCAAAACCGAATTGTTGGCGAATAATGTTATCTATTTTCTGTATAGTTTGGTCTTTCACGTCTTGTTGTCGAGAGCTTAGGCTCCATTGTTCGCGCTTTTGTTCACTGCTTATTGACTCATAATCTGGATCTTCTGTCTCCTTCTCGTCTAAAATAGCTTCCATTTCTCTCTTGTATTCACTGAAGACGCTACAATCGAGACATGTCGTGAGTATCCAAGAGAACTCAAGAAACAACTCACATGGTGTTTACGTTCTGTGCGCATGTTCCTAGCTGTGAAACGCTGGTAGTGATGTTTTTTTCGTGGGCGCAATCACTTTCGTATCAGGGTATAGACTCCCAGAAATTGCAAAAGTCACGAAAATTCAAAGGAAGAGAGCAGGAACGACTGAAAATTGGaagaaagaatttaaaaaaaaatatttgtcgcATGAGAAATGGTGAAAAATTATGGTGCCTGTCACTTGCCCTGAAAATTTTCTAATACACTCACGACCGAACTACCCTCCCCTCTGTGTTACAAAAAGAAAGACATTTGATgcaaaatggcggaaaaaaCAAGATCGATCAGTGGTAGCAATTACAGTGCTGTCAtaattttcccattttttttccgGGATTCCTTCGAGCATCAATGTTTCATATTGTCGTAAGTGGTGAAAGAAAACTAAAGATCAAGTTTTTCTTGGTGGTTAAATCTTTGCAGCGATGACGGCCTCAGTTTGCAACGAATTTGAGGGGTTAAATTTACAGTCAAGGAAACATACGTGGAAACTTGGCAGTTATCTTGGACGAGGAACATGTAGCGTGGTGGTCGAGGCTTGTGGGTCCATAACGTCCAATCACAGCCAAAAGAAATCTCGGGATATCAAAGCGGCTGTCAAGATTTTCAAGCAAGGACTTCATTTTGACGTAGCTGGTGCTAATGAAATAGAAATTTTGGAGTATTtgaaaagccaaagagattttAACGAAAAGGGTTACGTAGGTAAGATTGCCTAAACTAAGTCATTCCTATTTTACATGATTTTACACCTCAAGGCCGGGT from Montipora capricornis isolate CH-2021 chromosome 2, ASM3666992v2, whole genome shotgun sequence includes the following:
- the LOC138021511 gene encoding uncharacterized protein, with product MEAILDEKETEDPDYESISSEQKREQWSLSSRQQDVKDQTIQKIDNIIRQQFGFEIHLKEREVNVIHERISQAKAMLDRLRACVLAKYYGTSELKGNRTDRPERENFGARKSARNLISAARFPKTFSESATRGSGFSYKSSTSDASELKTPSATESPKNGNLVICESKVTKSHEAGSRIPVGQTCVNNSLSNGKQGRLKITSCDDLNMTRGLKEKLQVSIPSHTLVQNNESRLTGCKITQNDLKIDASEKSGPNPIGNFWNAESTSLTCLGSRFYLKKRIIIGNTSKFISIDNREENDKSTHKWMVYVRGPPEEPHIDRFIKKVWFFLHPSYRPNDIVEVNKPPFHLTRRGWGEFPVRVQLHFVDPRNKRVDVIHELKLDRTYTGLQTLGAETVVDLELDRRTFSDNCIPFDSSNSGIEETLSTNLVNVTANATEENHHCHSERRPGSTVRNKELAKKLVTENNSPSSFGISVQYPQLKKMKLESPKSVDVSSAISSVTSTPVNSLPASRCSSPETTTSSRCELEATVKFTDEIRECLRLAGKHHPLIHSQRNLVTYPYCASSVEQFASWGIGKRRACEWQRAAAVRRYLSRCIPSCTLSTKDVLLWFRRYGYSPSDISAVNENASFCKLCGGYLLEVSLDESGVHECEKQSFTSVTSSTAFLSEIKEQEKRLPDVPKADDDCEDFDVDVVGLSPERESSKQQESKSVVYILSVTPEQMWVREACSDIGIKLKSISMDGVNLHVIETMLLAAVQRFAEDILRQSWACVTDQNTSYGIRLVTPSHVHKAVCSLPLCDFLSNVYLGENLTPDDK